The following proteins come from a genomic window of Miscanthus floridulus cultivar M001 chromosome 2, ASM1932011v1, whole genome shotgun sequence:
- the LOC136536775 gene encoding uncharacterized protein, with protein sequence MAEQDKKVREQMKKAKRLKQEARDRGEDVSSEDEDDDDDDDNEVAVGVDWDVLEDEDTLTSGHPSVQGPFPFHVEGSESMRSVEAGESATSHGMLAEDRWVEESGPAAANPEAMGEGSGSGAVPHEMMEGSGSGGVPHETMEGSGSGAAPHETMEGSGSSVMPHETMEGSGSFAAPHEVSLPAPEQGVGSKWSRLDESGQGSRDPSPKRFHQPRTST encoded by the coding sequence ATGGCCGAGCAGGACAAGAAAGTaagagagcagatgaagaaggcgaagcgactaaagcaggaggcacgggatcggggagaggatgtgagcagtgaggatgaagacgacgacgatgatgatgacaacgaggTAGCCGTTGGCGTGGATTGGGATGTCTtggaggacgaggacacactgacaagtggccacccatctgtgcagggacccttccctttccacgtggagggaagtgaatcgatgaggtcggtggaggccggtgAGTCCGCCACTTCACACGGCATGCTGGCCGAGGACCGGTGGGTGGAGGAAAGCGGGCCTGCCGCTGCTAACCCCGAAGCAAtgggggaggggagtggctctggtgccgtgccccatgagatgatggaggggagcgggtcTGGTGGcgtgccccatgagacgatggaggggagcgggtctggtgccgcgccccatgagacaaTGGAGGGGAGCGGGTCTAGTGTcatgccccatgagacgatggaggggagcgggtcTTTTGCCGCGCCCCACGAGGTAAGCctccctgccccggagcagggggtaggctcaaaaTGGTCTCGCCtagatgagtcagggcagggatctagggatccatccccaaaacgcttccatcAGCCAAGGACGTCAACgtga